Proteins encoded within one genomic window of Polyangium spumosum:
- a CDS encoding M36 family metallopeptidase produces the protein MKRSVRCLTMLTALVGASFAHAKELPNFDASYRAQPIPAGASRVVSPVGIHVTSVQPRTGAPAFFWASRDQGGTKALVASTKPDIAARKALVNVAPMLRLPEAAIQATVVREIHHRDEGGVVVRLAQEIDGIEVHRGGANVLLDRSHRLVAASNHLHPSGFAGNKRVSRTFVVTPQGALASAFRDFHGADLPVANLVPRGEKGRYQTFDLLPTEGHELGGPARVKKVYFPLPDRLVPAYYLEIRPREVGQKESGLYGYVIAADDGRVLYRQNLSHDAAFNYRVWADSTGDKRPLDGPQADFTPHPTGVPDGTAPPFIAPSLVSMDGFNKNPQGTFDPWLPSGATSTSGNNVDAYADHNTPDGFGSGDVRPLVTSPGVFDRTYDVNAAPTSSQNQIMAAATQLFYVNNWLHDYWYDSGFNEAAGNAQKSNFGRGGEEGDPLLAEAQDSAFNSQARNNANMQTPADGDSPIMQMYLWSGAATRSLTTNPGGKAYGTEVAEFGPQTFNQMGALSLVDDQSTATTNETPGTFGDGCQAIQNNVSGKIVVIDRGSCTFKQKAVNAQAAGAIGMILANNQNEASPPYMPNGQPNGNVSIPVMSVTLASGTAIKQAMVGGDLTATMVRSAAGVERDGTIDNHIVAHEWGHYLHNRLAYCGAQQCAGMGEGWGDFVALHMSLREGDDLDGVFGMSVYATATLGDSGYYGIRRVPYSTDMTKNGLSFRHIMDGVALPDHPMATIPAPNSEVHNAGEIWATMMFEATIALLKRSQEAGSPYDFEGGRRRMADYVVTALKMVPPDATFLEQRDALLAAAAAVDVKDMEAIAQAFAKRGAGSCAVSPPRDSQDNAGVVESFEVKATVSDLAGDLDDAIQSCDSDGRLDAQEQGRVTIEVKNTGVAPLTDAVATVAAQQAGISFPNGASVQLPTIPPFGSAKATIDVALDGSIAGIGSVSLDIGVTSAQTCNAKTTLVQVPYINYDNVPTSATIETAESDIETWTKSGDGADKVWSRIQNGPPNHVFHGVDSGSISDTSLESPPIVAGPGPLTITVKHRHEFEVGPAPQGGGQVNYDGAVIEISTDGGQSWQDASQFGNVPYNGTITDISDNPLGNRQGIVNRNGAWPGFSTMNLNFGSALVGQTFKLRFRIGTDPAAGAYGWEIDDVDVQGAVNKPFASIVEDSTNCVGLPVANAGEDLVVSSGDQVELDGSGSSDPDGDALTYKWTQTAGLEVALMTGDGPKPTFVAPTVDVDATLTFQLTVSDGKGMASDLVNVVVKPGAGNGGAGVGGNGGGGPVLNDDAGCSCSVVGDEQKSPVLPAAAALGLLGAVAARLRRRTRK, from the coding sequence ATGAAGCGCTCCGTTCGTTGTCTCACCATGCTCACGGCGCTGGTCGGGGCTTCCTTTGCGCATGCGAAGGAGCTGCCGAACTTTGATGCTTCGTATCGCGCGCAGCCCATTCCCGCCGGGGCCTCGCGCGTCGTGTCTCCCGTCGGCATCCACGTCACGTCGGTGCAGCCGCGCACCGGCGCTCCGGCTTTTTTCTGGGCGTCGCGTGATCAGGGCGGGACGAAGGCGCTCGTCGCCTCGACCAAGCCCGACATCGCCGCGCGCAAGGCGCTCGTGAACGTGGCTCCGATGCTGCGGCTCCCCGAGGCCGCCATCCAGGCCACGGTCGTGCGCGAAATTCATCATCGCGACGAGGGAGGTGTCGTCGTCCGCCTCGCGCAGGAGATCGACGGCATCGAGGTCCATCGCGGCGGGGCGAACGTGCTGCTCGATCGCAGCCACCGCCTCGTGGCGGCCTCGAACCACCTCCACCCGTCCGGGTTTGCCGGGAACAAGCGGGTCTCGCGCACCTTCGTCGTGACGCCCCAGGGCGCGCTCGCCAGCGCGTTCCGGGATTTCCACGGCGCGGACCTCCCCGTCGCGAACCTCGTCCCCCGCGGCGAAAAAGGTCGATACCAGACCTTCGATCTCCTGCCCACCGAGGGCCACGAGCTCGGCGGCCCCGCGCGCGTGAAGAAGGTGTATTTCCCGCTGCCGGATCGCCTCGTCCCCGCTTACTACCTCGAAATCCGTCCGCGCGAGGTGGGCCAGAAAGAATCGGGGCTCTATGGCTACGTGATCGCGGCCGACGACGGGCGCGTCCTCTATCGACAGAATCTGTCACACGACGCGGCGTTCAATTACAGGGTCTGGGCCGATTCCACCGGCGACAAACGCCCCCTCGACGGCCCGCAGGCCGATTTCACCCCGCACCCGACGGGCGTGCCCGACGGCACCGCGCCTCCGTTCATCGCGCCGTCGCTCGTCTCGATGGACGGGTTCAACAAGAACCCCCAGGGCACGTTCGATCCGTGGCTGCCCTCCGGGGCGACCTCGACGTCGGGCAACAACGTCGACGCCTACGCCGATCACAACACGCCGGACGGCTTCGGCAGTGGCGACGTGCGCCCGCTCGTGACCTCGCCCGGGGTGTTCGATCGGACGTACGACGTCAACGCGGCGCCGACGTCGAGCCAGAACCAGATCATGGCGGCCGCCACGCAGCTCTTTTACGTGAACAACTGGCTGCACGATTACTGGTACGACTCGGGCTTCAACGAGGCCGCCGGCAACGCGCAGAAGAGCAACTTCGGCCGCGGCGGCGAGGAGGGCGACCCGCTGCTCGCGGAGGCGCAGGACAGCGCGTTCAACAGCCAGGCCCGCAACAACGCGAACATGCAGACGCCCGCTGACGGCGACTCGCCGATCATGCAGATGTACCTCTGGTCGGGCGCGGCCACGCGGAGCCTCACGACGAACCCCGGCGGCAAGGCCTACGGCACGGAGGTCGCGGAGTTCGGGCCGCAGACCTTCAACCAGATGGGCGCCCTCTCGCTCGTCGACGACCAGTCCACGGCCACGACGAACGAGACGCCCGGCACCTTCGGCGACGGCTGCCAGGCCATCCAGAACAACGTGAGCGGCAAGATCGTCGTCATCGATCGCGGCTCGTGCACGTTCAAGCAGAAGGCCGTCAACGCGCAGGCCGCGGGCGCCATCGGCATGATCCTCGCCAACAACCAGAACGAGGCGAGCCCGCCGTACATGCCGAACGGCCAGCCGAACGGGAACGTGTCGATCCCGGTCATGTCCGTCACGCTCGCCTCGGGCACCGCGATCAAGCAGGCCATGGTGGGCGGTGATCTGACGGCCACGATGGTCCGCTCGGCCGCGGGCGTCGAGCGCGACGGCACCATCGACAACCACATCGTCGCGCACGAGTGGGGCCACTACCTGCACAACCGGCTCGCGTACTGCGGCGCCCAGCAATGCGCCGGCATGGGCGAGGGCTGGGGTGATTTCGTCGCGCTCCACATGAGCCTGCGCGAGGGCGACGATCTCGACGGCGTCTTTGGCATGAGCGTCTACGCCACCGCGACGCTCGGCGACAGCGGCTACTACGGCATTCGGCGCGTCCCGTACTCGACCGACATGACGAAAAACGGCCTGTCGTTCCGCCACATCATGGACGGCGTGGCGCTGCCGGATCACCCGATGGCCACGATCCCGGCGCCGAACTCCGAGGTGCACAACGCGGGCGAGATCTGGGCGACGATGATGTTCGAGGCCACGATCGCGCTCCTCAAGCGGAGCCAGGAGGCGGGATCGCCCTACGACTTCGAAGGGGGCCGCAGGCGCATGGCCGACTATGTGGTCACGGCGCTGAAGATGGTCCCGCCGGACGCGACGTTCCTCGAGCAGCGCGACGCGCTCCTCGCGGCCGCCGCCGCGGTCGACGTGAAGGACATGGAGGCCATCGCTCAGGCCTTCGCCAAGCGCGGCGCGGGCTCGTGCGCGGTCTCGCCGCCGCGCGACTCGCAGGACAACGCGGGCGTGGTCGAGAGCTTCGAGGTCAAAGCGACGGTCTCGGACCTCGCGGGCGACCTCGACGACGCCATCCAGTCCTGCGACTCCGACGGTCGCCTCGACGCCCAGGAGCAGGGCCGCGTCACGATCGAGGTCAAGAACACGGGCGTCGCTCCGCTCACCGACGCGGTCGCGACCGTCGCGGCGCAACAAGCGGGCATCTCGTTCCCGAACGGCGCTTCGGTGCAGCTCCCGACGATCCCGCCCTTCGGCTCGGCCAAGGCGACGATCGACGTCGCCCTCGACGGCTCGATCGCGGGCATCGGCTCCGTGTCGCTCGACATCGGCGTGACGAGCGCCCAGACGTGCAACGCGAAGACCACGCTCGTCCAGGTGCCGTACATCAACTACGACAACGTGCCGACCTCGGCGACGATCGAGACCGCCGAGAGCGACATCGAGACGTGGACGAAGTCGGGCGACGGCGCGGACAAGGTCTGGAGCCGCATCCAGAACGGGCCGCCGAACCACGTCTTCCACGGCGTGGACTCCGGCTCCATCAGCGACACCTCGCTCGAGTCGCCGCCCATCGTCGCGGGCCCGGGGCCGCTCACGATCACCGTGAAGCACCGCCACGAGTTCGAGGTCGGTCCGGCGCCGCAGGGCGGCGGGCAGGTCAACTACGACGGCGCGGTGATCGAGATCTCGACGGACGGCGGTCAGAGCTGGCAGGACGCGAGCCAGTTCGGGAACGTGCCTTATAACGGCACGATCACGGACATCTCCGACAACCCGCTCGGCAACCGCCAGGGCATCGTCAACCGCAACGGCGCCTGGCCGGGCTTCAGCACGATGAACCTGAACTTCGGCTCCGCGCTCGTGGGCCAGACGTTCAAGCTGCGCTTCCGGATCGGCACCGATCCGGCGGCCGGCGCGTACGGCTGGGAGATCGACGACGTCGACGTGCAGGGCGCGGTGAACAAGCCGTTCGCGTCGATCGTCGAGGACAGCACGAACTGCGTGGGCCTGCCCGTGGCGAACGCCGGCGAGGACCTCGTGGTGTCGAGCGGGGATCAGGTCGAGCTCGACGGCTCGGGCAGCAGCGATCCGGACGGCGACGCGCTCACGTACAAGTGGACGCAGACGGCCGGGCTCGAGGTCGCGCTCATGACCGGCGACGGCCCGAAGCCCACGTTCGTCGCGCCCACCGTGGACGTCGACGCGACCCTCACGTTCCAGCTCACCGTCTCCGACGGCAAGGGCATGGCGAGCGACCTCGTGAACGTGGTCGTGAAGCCGGGCGCGGGGAACGGCGGCGCGGGCGTCGGCGGCAACGGCGGCGGCGGCCCGGTCCTGAACGACGATGCCGGCTGCAGC